A region from the Pseudomonas cucumis genome encodes:
- a CDS encoding HEPN family nuclease: protein MSYFNNFEQLFMRRSLELIDTYQGEYETTQLLNAFIGLLFFPNERMPDLIPEKTLQDIEAWGFSQNCIINAGAHKVPQEINLRELVRRLRNSVAHCRVDPFPNDHRSCEGFCFMDRNGFEAKIPTDQIKNLMRGLLAHLLEQ, encoded by the coding sequence ATGAGCTACTTCAACAATTTTGAACAACTCTTCATGCGGAGAAGTCTGGAGCTTATTGATACATACCAAGGCGAGTATGAAACCACACAGCTTCTGAATGCGTTCATCGGACTTCTGTTTTTTCCAAACGAAAGAATGCCTGATCTCATTCCTGAGAAAACTCTTCAGGACATAGAAGCTTGGGGCTTTAGCCAAAACTGCATAATCAATGCAGGTGCACACAAAGTACCACAAGAAATAAATTTGCGGGAGTTAGTAAGACGACTAAGAAACTCCGTCGCACACTGCAGAGTTGACCCTTTTCCAAATGATCACCGATCATGTGAAGGGTTTTGTTTCATGGATAGAAACGGCTTTGAGGCAAAGATACCAACAGATCAAATTAAAAACCTGATGAGAGGGCTGCTTGCTCATCTACTGGAGCAATAA